In Pongo abelii isolate AG06213 chromosome X, NHGRI_mPonAbe1-v2.0_pri, whole genome shotgun sequence, one DNA window encodes the following:
- the UBQLN2 gene encoding ubiquilin-2, whose amino-acid sequence MAENGESSGPPRPSRGPAAAQGSAAAPAEPKIIKVTVKTPKEKEEFAVPENSSVQQFKEAISKRFKSQTDQLVLIFAGKILKDQDTLIQHGIHDGLTVHLVIKSQNRPQGQSTQPSNAAGTNTTSASTPRSNSTPISTNSNPFGLGSLGGLAGLSSLGLSSTNFSELQSQMQQQLMASPEMMIQIMENPFVQSMLSNPDLMRQLIMANPQMQQLIQRNPEISHLLNNPDIMRQTLEIARNPAMMQEMMRNQDLALSNLESIPGGYNALRRMYTDIQEPMLNAAQEQFGGNPFASVGSSSSSGEGTQPSRTENRDPLPNPWAPPPATQSSATTSTTTSTGSGSGNSSSSATGNTVAAANYVASIFSTPGMQSLLQQITENPQLIQNMLSAPYMRSMMQSLSQNPDLAAQMMLNSPLFTANPQLQEQMRPQLPAFLQQMQNPDTLSAMSNPRAMQALMQIQQGLQTLATEAPGLIPSFTPGVGVGVLGTAIGPVGPVTPIGPIGPIVPFTPIGPIGPIGPTGPAGPPGSTGSGGPTGPTASSAAPSETTSPTSESGPNQQFIQQMVQALAGASAPQLPNPEVRFQQQLEQLNAMGFLNREANLQALIATGGDINAAIERLLGSQPS is encoded by the coding sequence ATGGCTGAGAATGGCGAGAGCAGCGGCCCCCCGCGCCCCTCCCGCGGCCCTGCCGCGGCCCAAGGCTCGGCTGCTGCCCCGGCTGAGCCTAAAATCATCAAAGTCACTGTGAAGACTCCCAAAGAGAAAGAGGAGTTCGCGGTGCCCGAGAACAGCTCGGTTCAGCAGTTTAAGGAAGCGATTTCGAAACGCTTCAAATCCCAAACCGATCAGCTAGTGCTGATTTTTGCcggaaaaatcttaaaagatcaAGATACCTTGATCCAGCATGGCATCCATGATGGGCTGACTGTTCACCTTGTCATCAAAAGCCAGAACCGACCTCAGGGCCAGTCCACGCAGCCTAGCAATGCCGCGGGAACTAACACTACCTCGGCGTCGACTCCCAGGAGTAACTCCACACCTATTTCCACAAATAGCAACCCGTTTGGGTTGGGGAGCCTGGGAGGACTTGCAGGCCTTAGCAGCCTGGGCTTGAGCTCGACCAACTTCTCTGAGCTCCAGAGCCAGATGCAGCAGCAGCTTATGGCCAGCCCTGAGATGATGATCCAAATAATGGAAAATCCCTTTGTTCAGAGCATGCTTTCGAATCCCGATCTGATGAGGCAGCTCATTATGGCTAATCCACAGATGCAGCAATTGATTCAGAGAAACCCAGAAATCAGTCACCTGCTCAACAACCCAGATATAATGAGGCAGACACTCGAAATTGCCCGGAATCCAGCCATGATGCAAGAGATGATGAGAAATCAAGACCTGGCTCTTAGCAATCTAGAAAGCATCCCAGGTGGCTATAATGCTTTACGGCGCATGTACACTGACATTCAAGAGCCGATGCTGAATGCCGCACAAGAGCAGTTTGGGGGTAATCCATTTGCCTCCGTGGGGAGTAGTTCCTCCTCTGGGGAAGGTACGCAGCCTTCCCGCACAGAAAATCGCGATCCACTACCCAATCCGTGGGCACCACCGCCAGCTACCCAGAGTTCTGCAACTACCAGCACGACCACAAGCACTGGTAGTGGGTCTGGCAATAGTTCCAGCAGTGCTACTGGGAACACCGTTGCTGCCGCTAATTATGTCGCCAGCATCTTTAGTACCCCAGGCATGCAGAGCCTGCTGCAACAGATAACTGAAAACCCCCAGCTGATTCAGAATATGCTGTCGGCACCCTACATGAGAAGCATGATGCAGTCGCTGAGCCAGAATCCAGATTTGGCTGCACAGATGATGCTGAATAGCCCGCTGTTTACTGCAAATCCTCAGCTGCAGGAGCAGATGCGGCCACAGCTCCCAGCCTTCCTGCAGCAGATGCAGAATCCAGACACACTGTCAGCCATGTCAAACCCAAGAGCAATGCAGGCTTTGATGCAGATCCAGCAGGGGCTACAGACATTAGCCACTGAAGCACCTGGCCTGATTCCAAGCTTCACtccaggtgtgggggtgggggtgctgggaACCGCTATAGGCCCTGTAGGCCCAGTCACCCCCATAGGCCCCATAGGCCCTATAGTCCCTTTTACCCCCATAGGCCCCATTGGGCCCATAGGACCCACTGGCCCTGCAGGCCCCCCTGGCTCCACCGGCTCTGGTGGCCCCACTGGGCCTACTGCGTCCAGCGCTGCACCCAGTGAAACCACGAGTCCTACATCAGAATCTGGACCCAACCAGCAGTTCATTCAGCAAATGGTGCAGGCCCTGGCTGGAGCAAGTGCTCCACAGCTGCCGAATCCAGAAGTCAGATTTCAGCAACAACTGGAACAGCTCAACGCAATGGGGTTCTTAAACCGTGAAGCAAACTTGCAGGCCCTAATAGCAACAGGAGGCGACATCAATGCAGCCATTGAAAGGCTGCTGGGCTCCCAGCCATCGTAA